From the Pseudomonas putida genome, one window contains:
- the rsmI gene encoding 16S rRNA (cytidine(1402)-2'-O)-methyltransferase, producing the protein MGTLYVVATPIGNLDDMSARALKVLADVALIAAEDTRHSIRLLQHFGIDTPLAACHEHNERDEGGRFITKLLAGEDVALVSDAGTPLISDPGYHLVRQARAAGVNVVPVPGACALIAALSAAGLPSDRFIFEGFLPAKAAGRRARLEQVKEEPRTLIFYEAPHRILECLEDMELVFGGERPALLARELTKTFETLKGLPLAELRAFVAGDSNQQRGECVVLVGGWSAPEGEEAISTEAQRVLDLLLAEMPLKRAAALAAEITGVRKNLLYQVALEKQKAL; encoded by the coding sequence ATGGGGACGCTTTATGTGGTCGCGACCCCCATCGGCAACCTTGATGACATGAGCGCCAGGGCGCTCAAGGTGCTGGCCGATGTCGCCCTGATCGCCGCCGAGGATACCCGGCATTCGATCCGCCTGCTGCAGCATTTCGGCATCGATACGCCGCTGGCGGCCTGTCATGAGCACAACGAGCGTGATGAGGGCGGGCGCTTCATCACCAAATTGCTGGCTGGTGAAGATGTGGCGCTGGTATCCGATGCCGGTACACCGCTGATTTCCGACCCGGGCTACCACCTGGTGCGCCAGGCGCGGGCCGCTGGGGTCAACGTGGTGCCAGTGCCAGGCGCCTGCGCCTTGATTGCCGCGCTTTCGGCGGCCGGCCTGCCTTCCGACCGCTTCATCTTCGAGGGCTTCCTGCCGGCCAAGGCCGCAGGGCGTCGGGCGCGTCTGGAGCAGGTCAAGGAAGAGCCTCGCACGTTGATCTTCTACGAGGCTCCGCACCGCATCCTGGAGTGCCTCGAAGACATGGAGCTGGTGTTCGGCGGCGAGCGTCCGGCGCTGCTGGCGCGCGAGCTGACCAAGACCTTCGAGACCCTCAAAGGTCTGCCGTTGGCTGAACTGCGTGCGTTCGTCGCTGGCGACAGCAACCAGCAGCGCGGCGAGTGCGTGGTGCTGGTCGGTGGCTGGAGTGCACCTGAAGGCGAAGAGGCGATCAGCACCGAGGCACAGCGTGTGCTGGACCTGTTGCTGGCAGAGATGCCACTGAAAAGAGCGGCGGCATTGGCGGCGGAAATCACCGGCGTGCGCAAGAACCTGTTGTATCAAGTGGCACTGGAAAAGCAGAAAGCGCTGTAG
- a CDS encoding peptidoglycan D,D-transpeptidase FtsI family protein, whose protein sequence is MKLEGALYPWRFRVVIGLLALMVGAICWRIIDLQVVDRDFLKGQGDARSLRHIPIPAHRGLITDRNGEPLAVSTPVTTLWANPKEMQAAKDRWPQLAAALGQNAQQLTERLTQQANKEFIYLVRGLTPEQGQHVLDLKVPGVYGLEEFRRFYPAGDVTAHMVGFTDLDDHGREGVELAYDEWLAGVPGKRQVIKDRRGRLIKDIQVTKNAKAGKTLALSIDLRLQYLATRELRNAIAEQDAKAGSLVIMDVKTGEVLAMVNQPTYNPNNRRSMFPAAMRNRAIIDVFEPGSTVKPISMSAALQSGRWKPSDKVEVYPGSLQIGRYTIKDVSKSEGPILDLTGILINSSNVGMSKIAFDIGGEAIYRVMSQVGLGQYTGLGFPGERVGNLPNHREWRKAETATLSYGYGVSVTALQLVHAYAALANDGKMVPLSILKVDKAPEAVQAIPKETAETVQGMLQQVIEAPRGVFRAQVPFYHVAGKSGTARKATVGSKGYTENAYRSLFAGFGPMSDPRYAIVVVIDEPGKGGYFGGLVSAPVFSKVMSGTLRLMNVPPDNLPPPSDPQQASAVPAKGGRG, encoded by the coding sequence ATGAAGCTCGAAGGTGCACTCTACCCCTGGCGCTTCCGGGTAGTGATCGGTTTGCTGGCCCTGATGGTCGGTGCCATCTGCTGGCGCATCATCGACCTGCAGGTGGTCGACCGTGACTTCCTCAAGGGCCAGGGCGATGCCCGAAGCCTGCGTCACATTCCCATTCCTGCGCACCGTGGCCTGATCACCGACCGCAACGGCGAGCCGCTGGCGGTCAGCACGCCGGTCACCACCCTGTGGGCCAACCCCAAGGAAATGCAGGCCGCCAAGGATCGCTGGCCGCAGCTGGCCGCTGCCCTTGGGCAGAACGCACAGCAACTGACCGAGCGCCTGACCCAGCAGGCCAACAAAGAGTTCATCTACCTGGTCCGCGGCCTGACTCCGGAGCAGGGCCAGCACGTGCTCGACCTGAAAGTTCCGGGCGTGTATGGCCTGGAAGAATTCCGCCGCTTCTATCCGGCCGGCGACGTGACCGCGCACATGGTCGGCTTCACCGACCTCGACGACCATGGCCGCGAAGGCGTGGAGCTGGCCTACGATGAATGGCTGGCCGGCGTGCCCGGCAAGCGGCAAGTGATCAAGGACCGGCGCGGCCGGCTGATCAAGGACATCCAGGTCACCAAGAACGCCAAGGCCGGCAAGACCTTGGCGTTGTCGATCGACCTGCGCCTGCAATACCTGGCCACCCGCGAACTGCGCAATGCCATTGCCGAACAGGACGCCAAGGCCGGCAGCCTGGTGATCATGGACGTCAAGACCGGTGAGGTCCTGGCGATGGTCAACCAGCCAACCTACAACCCCAACAACCGTCGCAGCATGTTCCCGGCCGCCATGCGTAACCGGGCGATCATCGACGTGTTCGAGCCGGGCTCGACGGTCAAGCCGATTTCGATGAGTGCGGCGCTGCAGAGTGGCCGCTGGAAGCCGAGCGACAAGGTCGAGGTGTATCCGGGTAGCCTGCAGATTGGTCGCTACACCATCAAGGACGTGTCCAAGAGCGAGGGCCCGATCCTCGACCTGACCGGCATCCTGATCAACTCCTCCAACGTCGGCATGAGCAAGATCGCCTTCGACATCGGCGGCGAGGCCATCTACCGGGTCATGTCCCAGGTCGGCCTGGGCCAGTACACCGGCCTCGGTTTCCCGGGCGAGCGCGTCGGCAACCTGCCCAACCACCGTGAGTGGCGCAAGGCTGAAACCGCGACCCTGTCCTACGGCTACGGTGTGTCGGTCACCGCCCTGCAGCTGGTGCACGCCTACGCGGCGCTGGCCAACGACGGCAAGATGGTGCCGCTGTCGATCCTCAAGGTCGACAAGGCGCCGGAAGCGGTGCAGGCCATTCCGAAGGAAACCGCAGAAACCGTCCAGGGCATGCTGCAGCAGGTGATCGAAGCGCCGCGCGGTGTGTTCCGTGCCCAGGTGCCGTTCTATCACGTGGCCGGCAAGTCCGGTACCGCTCGTAAGGCCACCGTTGGCTCCAAGGGTTACACCGAAAACGCCTACCGCTCGCTTTTCGCCGGCTTCGGCCCGATGAGCGACCCGCGCTACGCCATCGTCGTGGTCATCGACGAACCGGGCAAAGGTGGCTACTTCGGCGGCCTGGTGTCGGCCCCCGTATTCAGCAAGGTCATGTCGGGCACTCTGCGCCTGATGAACGTGCCGCCAGACAACCTGCCGCCGCCGAGTGATCCGCAGCAGGCCAGTGCAGTACCCGCCAAGGGAGGGCGTGGATGA
- the ftsL gene encoding cell division protein FtsL encodes MSRLFAKPLPGGSFLMLLLFVGVLISAIAVSYSAHWNRQLLNTLYGELNERDKAQAEWGRLILEQSTWTASSRIESLASEQLKMRVPAADEVRMVAP; translated from the coding sequence GTGAGCCGGCTATTCGCCAAACCTCTGCCAGGCGGAAGCTTCCTGATGCTTCTGCTGTTTGTTGGTGTGCTCATTTCGGCCATTGCCGTGTCTTACAGCGCCCACTGGAATCGTCAGTTGCTCAACACCTTGTATGGCGAGCTGAACGAGCGTGACAAGGCCCAGGCCGAGTGGGGTCGGCTGATTCTCGAGCAAAGCACCTGGACTGCCTCCAGCCGTATCGAGAGCCTGGCCTCCGAGCAGCTGAAGATGCGCGTGCCTGCGGCTGACGAAGTGCGGATGGTGGCGCCATGA
- the mraZ gene encoding division/cell wall cluster transcriptional repressor MraZ produces MFRGANAVSLDAKGRLAMPSRYRDELDSRCNGQLIVTIDAVDPCLCVYPLDEWEQIEAKLRALPSLREENRRLQRLLIGNAVDLELDGSGRFLVPPRLREYAKLDKKAMLVGQLNKFQLWDEDAWNAVSAADLAAIQQPGAMPDDLRDLIL; encoded by the coding sequence GTGTTCCGCGGAGCCAACGCCGTCAGCCTCGATGCAAAGGGCCGTCTCGCCATGCCGAGCCGGTACCGTGACGAGCTCGATTCGCGTTGCAATGGTCAGCTGATCGTGACCATCGACGCCGTTGACCCCTGCTTGTGTGTTTATCCCCTCGACGAGTGGGAACAGATTGAAGCCAAGTTGCGTGCCTTGCCGTCGTTGCGTGAGGAAAACCGCCGCCTGCAGCGCTTGCTGATCGGTAATGCGGTTGACCTGGAGCTCGATGGCAGTGGGCGTTTCCTGGTACCGCCCCGCCTGCGTGAGTACGCCAAGCTGGACAAGAAGGCGATGCTGGTGGGGCAGCTGAACAAATTCCAGCTGTGGGATGAGGATGCCTGGAACGCGGTTTCGGCAGCCGACCTTGCAGCTATCCAACAACCGGGCGCCATGCCCGACGATTTGCGTGACCTGATCCTGTGA
- the rsmH gene encoding 16S rRNA (cytosine(1402)-N(4))-methyltransferase RsmH, which yields MTIDSGFNHITVLLDEAVEALALRADGCYLDGTFGRGGHSRLILSKLGPQGRLLGFDKDPQAIATGQALAAEDGRFVIVQRSFAELGSEVAERGLAGKVSGILLDLGVSSPQLDDPERGFSFLNDGPLDMRMNPDQGISAAEFIATAPVEEIARVFKEYGEERFAGRMARAVVERREKQPFTRTADLAEVLKVANPAWEKGKNPATRAFQGLRIHVNNELGDLEAGLEAALDALEVGGRLAVISFHSLEDRIVKLFMRKLVKGEADNLPRNLPVQHKVFEPKIKLIGKAQFASEAELKANPRSRSAVMRVAEKLR from the coding sequence GTGACCATAGATAGCGGCTTCAACCACATCACCGTCCTCCTCGACGAAGCTGTCGAGGCATTGGCTCTGCGCGCCGACGGTTGCTATCTGGACGGCACCTTCGGTCGTGGCGGCCATAGCCGCCTGATCCTCAGCAAGCTCGGGCCGCAAGGTCGGCTGCTGGGCTTCGACAAAGATCCTCAAGCGATTGCCACCGGGCAAGCGCTGGCGGCCGAAGACGGCCGCTTTGTCATTGTGCAGCGCAGCTTTGCCGAGCTCGGCTCGGAAGTCGCCGAGCGCGGTCTGGCCGGCAAGGTCAGCGGTATCCTGCTTGACCTGGGCGTGTCCTCGCCGCAGCTGGATGACCCTGAGCGTGGTTTCAGCTTCCTCAACGATGGCCCGCTGGACATGCGCATGAACCCGGACCAGGGCATCAGTGCTGCCGAGTTCATCGCCACCGCCCCCGTCGAAGAAATTGCCCGTGTCTTCAAGGAGTACGGCGAAGAGCGCTTTGCCGGGCGCATGGCCCGTGCCGTGGTCGAGCGCCGCGAGAAGCAGCCGTTCACCCGCACCGCCGATCTGGCTGAAGTGCTCAAGGTTGCAAACCCGGCCTGGGAAAAGGGCAAGAACCCGGCGACCCGTGCCTTCCAGGGCCTGCGTATCCATGTCAACAACGAGCTGGGTGACCTCGAAGCGGGCCTTGAAGCTGCGCTCGACGCCCTGGAAGTAGGCGGTCGTCTGGCGGTCATCAGCTTCCACTCGCTGGAAGACCGCATCGTCAAGCTGTTCATGCGCAAACTGGTAAAGGGCGAGGCCGACAACCTGCCACGCAACCTGCCGGTACAGCACAAGGTCTTCGAGCCGAAGATCAAGCTGATCGGCAAGGCCCAGTTTGCCTCCGAAGCCGAACTCAAGGCCAACCCGCGGTCGCGCAGCGCCGTGATGCGGGTGGCGGAGAAGCTTCGGTGA
- a CDS encoding YraN family protein — MPEASPSSAGQAAETQALEYLQGQGLQLLTRNWRCKGGELDLVMLDADTVVFVEVRYRLHADFGGALGSIDGRKQKRLVLAATLFLQKESRWANHPCRFDVVALQGSRHAGQPLQWLKNAFEC; from the coding sequence ATGCCCGAAGCATCGCCGAGCAGCGCCGGCCAGGCGGCAGAAACCCAAGCCCTTGAGTACCTTCAAGGGCAAGGCCTGCAACTGCTGACACGCAATTGGCGATGCAAAGGCGGCGAGCTTGATCTGGTCATGCTCGACGCCGATACAGTAGTATTCGTCGAAGTCCGCTACCGGTTGCACGCGGACTTCGGTGGCGCCCTCGGCAGCATTGACGGGCGCAAGCAGAAACGGCTGGTGCTTGCCGCCACCCTGTTCCTGCAGAAGGAGTCCCGCTGGGCCAATCACCCCTGCCGCTTCGACGTTGTCGCCCTGCAGGGCAGTCGCCATGCAGGCCAGCCGCTTCAATGGCTGAAAAACGCCTTCGAATGCTGA
- a CDS encoding UDP-N-acetylmuramoyl-L-alanyl-D-glutamate--2,6-diaminopimelate ligase, translating to MMTMPLSKLFAHASRDPLIRELTLDSRQVRQGDLFLAVPGAKVDGREHIADALSRGAAAVAYEEQGVNVLPLTDVPLIPVKGLIGQLSQIAGRFYGEPSRQLNLVGVTGTNGKTSVTQLVAQALDALGQRCGLIGTLGTGFYGELQSGRLTTPDPIAVQSTLNDLKKGGAKAVAMEVSSHALEQGRVAALEFDIAVMTNLSRDHLDYHGSMEAYEAAKAKLFAWPSLRCQVVNLDDEFGRRLADDFARRPSVDHIETRLISYSLENPDASLFCREAHFDDDGVRAILVTAQGERTLRSQLLGRFNLSNMLAAVATLLALDYSLEEILKVVPDLQGPVGRMQRLGGGDKPLVVVDYAHTPDALEKVLEALRPHAHGKLLCLFGCGGDRDRGKRPLMAEVAERLADRVLVTDDNPRTEDPLRIFDDIRPGFARPSDVEFVAGRGEAIAHLIATAAANDVIVLAGKGHEDYQEINGERHAFSDLIEADKALAAWEAPHA from the coding sequence ATGATGACGATGCCATTGAGCAAGCTTTTCGCCCACGCCAGCCGTGACCCGCTGATCCGTGAACTGACCCTGGACAGCCGTCAGGTGCGTCAGGGCGACCTGTTCCTGGCCGTGCCAGGTGCCAAGGTTGACGGCCGTGAGCACATTGCCGATGCACTGTCGCGTGGCGCTGCGGCCGTGGCTTACGAAGAGCAGGGCGTCAATGTGCTGCCGCTCACCGACGTACCGCTGATTCCTGTGAAGGGTCTGATCGGCCAGCTGTCGCAGATTGCCGGACGCTTCTATGGCGAGCCGAGCCGCCAGCTCAACCTGGTGGGCGTCACCGGCACCAATGGCAAGACCAGCGTCACGCAGCTGGTGGCTCAGGCGCTCGATGCGCTAGGCCAGCGCTGCGGCCTGATCGGCACTTTGGGCACCGGCTTCTATGGCGAGCTGCAGAGCGGCCGCCTGACCACGCCAGATCCGATCGCTGTGCAGTCGACCTTGAACGACCTCAAGAAGGGCGGCGCCAAGGCCGTGGCCATGGAGGTTTCCTCCCACGCCCTGGAGCAGGGCCGGGTCGCTGCATTGGAATTCGACATCGCGGTCATGACCAACCTGTCCCGCGACCATCTGGACTACCACGGCAGCATGGAGGCCTACGAGGCCGCCAAGGCCAAGCTGTTCGCCTGGCCGAGCCTGCGTTGCCAGGTGGTCAACCTGGATGATGAGTTCGGTCGCCGCCTGGCCGACGATTTTGCGCGCCGCCCGAGTGTCGATCATATCGAGACCCGACTAATCAGCTACAGCCTGGAAAACCCGGACGCTTCGCTGTTCTGCCGTGAAGCGCATTTCGATGACGATGGCGTGCGCGCCATTCTTGTCACCGCCCAAGGGGAGCGCACCCTGCGCAGCCAGCTGCTGGGCCGCTTCAACCTGAGCAACATGCTCGCGGCGGTGGCCACGCTGCTGGCGCTGGACTACTCGTTGGAGGAGATCCTCAAGGTCGTCCCCGACCTGCAGGGCCCGGTTGGCCGCATGCAGCGCCTGGGTGGCGGTGACAAGCCGCTGGTAGTGGTCGATTACGCCCACACCCCCGACGCCCTGGAAAAAGTCCTCGAAGCCCTGCGCCCGCATGCTCACGGCAAGCTGCTGTGCCTGTTCGGCTGCGGTGGCGACCGTGATCGCGGCAAGCGCCCGCTGATGGCCGAAGTGGCCGAGCGCCTGGCCGACCGCGTGCTGGTCACCGACGACAACCCGCGGACCGAGGACCCGCTGCGCATCTTCGACGATATTCGCCCTGGTTTCGCCAGGCCCTCCGACGTCGAGTTCGTCGCTGGCCGCGGCGAGGCCATCGCGCACCTGATCGCCACCGCTGCCGCCAATGACGTGATCGTCCTGGCCGGCAAGGGGCACGAGGATTACCAGGAGATCAATGGCGAACGCCATGCCTTCTCCGACCTGATCGAAGCCGACAAGGCACTTGCAGCCTGGGAGGCTCCACATGCTTAA
- a CDS encoding penicillin-binding protein activator yields MIACLRLLTALCLAALLAACASSPSSSLGELPRTPDASIEQLLEKAATSKSAEDAALLRLSAADLAYKQKDFPRAARILEQVPIDTLKPAQQIFAATLGAELAMSRNQPKAALTALSHPSLQHIAELPEQQQVRTYSVHAAALEADGQAMAAAQQRVLLSPLLSGQAASANNDAIWALVASLPAEQLQQPANNETLAGWTSLALAVKSAGTLEQQQAAIEAWRKQHPDHPAAKQLPTALTKLKELASQPLTKIALLLPQEGPLAGVARALRDGFMAAHFQAQQAGGQAPAVQVYDSSRIGSLDAFYRQAQADGVQLVVGPLEKPLVKQLAGNTQLPITTLALNYADAGQKAPPQLFQFGLAAEDEAREVARRARADGMVRAVALVPSGEWGDRVLAAFRQDWEGNGGTIIAAERIAQPVALAQQIASLFQLRQSEGRAQSLQSTVGGNIAAQPSRRQDIDFIFLASTPQQAQQIKPTLNFQYAGDVPVYATSNLYSASGDVNQYNDMNGIRFCETPWLLDTSNSLRQQVVQQWPQAAGSLGRLYAMGVDAYSLAPRLGQLKALPDNRVQGLSGSLSINASQRVERQLPWAEFSGGQVKRLPDTSR; encoded by the coding sequence ATGATCGCTTGCCTGCGGCTGCTCACAGCCCTCTGCCTCGCTGCCCTGCTGGCAGCCTGCGCCAGCTCGCCCTCATCCAGCCTGGGCGAACTGCCACGCACCCCGGATGCCAGCATCGAGCAACTGCTCGAGAAGGCCGCCACCAGCAAGTCCGCCGAAGACGCTGCCCTGCTGCGCCTGAGCGCAGCCGACCTGGCTTACAAGCAGAAGGACTTCCCACGCGCCGCACGCATCCTCGAGCAGGTGCCGATCGACACACTCAAGCCGGCCCAGCAGATTTTCGCCGCCACCCTCGGTGCCGAACTGGCCATGAGCCGCAACCAGCCCAAGGCCGCGCTGACCGCGCTGTCCCACCCGAGCCTGCAACACATCGCAGAGCTGCCCGAGCAACAGCAGGTGCGCACCTACAGCGTCCACGCCGCTGCCCTCGAGGCCGACGGCCAGGCCATGGCCGCCGCCCAGCAACGCGTGCTGCTGAGCCCGCTGCTCAGCGGTCAGGCTGCCAGCGCCAACAATGACGCGATCTGGGCCCTGGTCGCTTCGCTGCCAGCCGAGCAGCTGCAACAGCCTGCCAACAACGAAACCCTGGCCGGCTGGACCAGCCTGGCGCTGGCGGTGAAAAGCGCTGGCACCCTGGAGCAGCAGCAGGCTGCCATCGAAGCCTGGCGCAAACAGCACCCTGATCACCCAGCCGCCAAGCAGCTGCCAACGGCCCTGACCAAGCTCAAGGAACTGGCCAGCCAGCCGCTGACCAAGATCGCCCTGCTGCTGCCTCAGGAAGGCCCGCTGGCCGGCGTTGCTCGCGCCCTGCGCGACGGTTTCATGGCCGCCCACTTCCAGGCCCAGCAGGCAGGCGGGCAAGCGCCTGCCGTGCAGGTCTACGACAGTTCGCGCATCGGCTCGCTCGACGCCTTCTATCGCCAGGCCCAGGCCGATGGCGTACAACTGGTGGTCGGCCCGCTTGAAAAACCGCTGGTCAAGCAGCTTGCTGGCAACACCCAGCTGCCCATCACCACCCTCGCCCTGAACTACGCCGACGCCGGCCAGAAAGCACCACCCCAGCTGTTCCAGTTCGGCCTCGCCGCCGAGGACGAAGCCCGCGAAGTGGCACGCCGCGCCCGCGCTGACGGCATGGTCCGCGCCGTGGCCCTGGTACCGAGCGGTGAGTGGGGTGACCGCGTGCTGGCCGCCTTCCGTCAGGACTGGGAAGGCAATGGCGGCACCATCATCGCCGCCGAGCGCATCGCCCAGCCAGTTGCATTGGCTCAGCAGATCGCCAGCCTGTTCCAGCTGCGCCAGAGCGAAGGCCGCGCCCAGAGCCTGCAGAGCACCGTGGGCGGCAACATCGCGGCCCAACCGTCGCGTCGCCAGGACATTGATTTCATCTTCCTCGCCTCGACCCCACAACAGGCGCAACAGATCAAGCCGACCCTGAACTTCCAGTACGCCGGTGACGTACCGGTCTACGCCACTTCGAACCTGTACAGCGCCAGCGGTGACGTCAACCAGTACAACGACATGAACGGCATTCGCTTCTGCGAAACCCCGTGGCTGCTCGACACCAGCAACAGCCTGCGCCAGCAGGTCGTGCAGCAGTGGCCGCAAGCCGCAGGCAGCCTCGGCCGCCTGTATGCCATGGGCGTCGACGCCTACAGCCTGGCACCGCGCCTGGGCCAACTGAAGGCACTGCCAGACAACCGCGTGCAAGGCCTGTCCGGCAGCCTGAGCATCAACGCCAGCCAACGCGTCGAGCGCCAGCTGCCATGGGCCGAGTTCTCCGGCGGCCAAGTCAAGCGCCTGCCAGACACCTCGCGCTGA